A stretch of Candidatus Desulfarcum epimagneticum DNA encodes these proteins:
- a CDS encoding Glycosyltransferase, with translation MAAPLVTVVIPSLDQGVFLEAALESVWTQDAPVEIIVMDGGSRDASPDIIRKWESRLLFSKSAPDRGQSAAINEGMKKGSAPYVCWLNSDDTLLPRGLSRLARALDSSPRSPAAYGKCRTVNARGKTIMPYITAPFSPWLLARYCFIAQPASLIRRSAWEGVGGLDESLHMAMDYDLWWRLFKTFGAFRYVRKYVAATRAHSATKTVLNRHEHYREAIRTVLTHTGKIPLKWRLSQPFMRDLRDAWNKARLKKTKP, from the coding sequence ATGGCGGCGCCCCTTGTCACTGTGGTCATCCCTTCCCTGGACCAGGGCGTGTTTCTGGAAGCGGCGCTTGAGTCCGTCTGGACCCAGGACGCGCCGGTGGAAATCATCGTGATGGACGGCGGGTCCCGGGACGCCTCTCCGGATATCATCCGGAAATGGGAATCCCGGCTCCTTTTTTCGAAAAGCGCCCCGGACCGGGGCCAGTCGGCCGCCATCAACGAGGGCATGAAAAAGGGCTCCGCCCCGTATGTGTGCTGGCTGAACTCGGACGACACGCTTTTGCCCCGGGGCCTCTCCAGACTCGCCCGCGCCCTTGACTCCTCCCCCCGATCCCCCGCGGCTTACGGGAAATGCCGGACCGTCAACGCGCGGGGAAAAACCATCATGCCCTATATCACCGCGCCCTTTTCACCCTGGCTCCTGGCCCGCTACTGTTTCATCGCCCAGCCCGCCTCCCTGATCCGGAGAAGCGCCTGGGAAGGGGTGGGAGGCCTTGACGAGAGCCTTCACATGGCCATGGATTACGACCTTTGGTGGCGGCTGTTTAAAACGTTCGGCGCGTTTCGGTATGTCCGGAAATATGTGGCCGCCACCCGGGCGCATTCGGCGACCAAGACCGTGTTAAACCGGCATGAGCATTACCGGGAAGCCATCCGGACGGTATTGACCCACACGGGAAAAATCCCCCTGAAGTGGCGCCTCTCCCAGCCATTCATGCGCGATTTGAGAGACGCCTGGAACAAGGCCCGGCTTAAAAAAACGAAACCATGA
- a CDS encoding Beta-1,6-glucanase, whose translation MSQKNKKFGAARWACEFLKQNYAFFLGRFRKKRVEGKKLLWFEPRLGTLRQHAPREMPLHPRPVHQNRESAKSPRFSIVTPSFNQAAFIARTIDSVLDQNCPNLEYRVQDGGSNDGTVEILKKYDGRSFSRESKKDRGQAHAINRAFKRSTGDIMAWINSDDILLPGALGAVADYFRRHPRVDVLYGHRIIIDEKDRRIGRWILPPHDDDILSWADYVPQETLFWRRRAWEKAGGYVDEGFDFALDWDLLLRFRETGAKFARINRFIGAFRVHDSQKTSAAIDTRGKVEMDRLRRRLSGRHVSDEEIYAHCLGYLLKHVVYDMLFRMRMLDIPS comes from the coding sequence ATGTCCCAAAAAAATAAAAAATTCGGCGCGGCTCGCTGGGCCTGTGAATTTCTTAAACAAAATTATGCTTTTTTCCTGGGCCGCTTCAGAAAAAAAAGGGTCGAAGGAAAAAAACTTTTGTGGTTCGAGCCCAGGCTCGGGACGCTAAGACAGCATGCCCCCCGGGAAATGCCTCTCCATCCACGGCCCGTCCACCAAAACCGTGAATCCGCAAAATCTCCCCGGTTTTCCATTGTGACACCGTCGTTCAACCAGGCGGCGTTCATCGCCCGGACCATTGACTCCGTTTTGGATCAAAACTGTCCCAACCTGGAATACCGGGTCCAGGACGGGGGATCAAATGACGGAACGGTGGAAATTTTAAAAAAATATGACGGCCGGTCCTTTTCCCGGGAATCAAAAAAAGACCGGGGGCAGGCCCACGCCATCAACCGGGCCTTTAAAAGATCAACCGGGGACATCATGGCCTGGATCAACTCGGACGACATCCTGCTGCCGGGCGCCCTGGGCGCGGTGGCGGATTATTTTCGCAGGCATCCCCGCGTGGACGTTCTTTACGGGCACCGGATCATCATCGATGAGAAAGACCGCCGGATCGGGCGCTGGATATTGCCGCCCCATGACGACGACATTCTTTCCTGGGCCGATTATGTGCCCCAGGAAACCCTTTTCTGGCGAAGACGCGCATGGGAAAAAGCCGGCGGATATGTGGATGAGGGCTTTGATTTCGCCCTGGACTGGGACCTTTTGCTGAGATTCCGGGAAACCGGGGCGAAATTCGCCCGGATCAACCGCTTCATCGGCGCCTTTCGGGTTCACGACAGCCAGAAAACATCCGCCGCCATCGACACCCGGGGAAAAGTGGAGATGGACCGGCTGAGAAGACGTCTGAGCGGCCGCCATGTGTCCGATGAGGAAATATACGCCCATTGTTTGGGATACTTGCTCAAGCATGTCGTGTATGATATGCTGTTTCGGATGCGTATGCTTGACATACCCTCATAA
- a CDS encoding conserved hypothetical protein (Evidence 4 : Unknown function but conserved in other organisms): MIQTILQVNQCDSRGGAANMALSLHRACRSAGLSAWMAVDEKTSDSSHVRRLDHNLFRHPLTKLWLKLFGRLEKSHPEWKHQWPFLHPLYWLAQPRGLHVRLAGCDEYDFPATWRALDLPPSRPDILHLHNLHGRYFDLRALPFLSRQVPVAITLHDMWLLTGGCAHSMDCRRWESGCGHCPYLSVSPHFPSDGTAYNRRIKRLIYQKSRLHVAAPSRWLMEKAKKSILAKSIATSRVIPNGVDQDIFRPGPQKEARQALGVPTDAVLLIAAAEDIRRNPFKDYAAIRAALEDVARRAPEKSILFAAIGQEAEPEQMGGVHIRFIPFERDPRIMARWYQSADICLHAAKADTFPTVILESLSCGTPVIATRVGGVPEQIKDGRDGFLVPKGDGAAMARRVLELIHSKSLRRDMGRNARERAKGEFSTKRMTDDYLAWYEEIGSNRNKGDESKHVPKK; the protein is encoded by the coding sequence ATGATCCAGACCATTCTCCAGGTGAATCAATGCGACAGCCGGGGCGGCGCGGCCAACATGGCCCTAAGCCTTCATCGCGCCTGCCGTTCGGCGGGGCTTTCCGCGTGGATGGCGGTGGATGAAAAAACATCGGACTCTTCCCATGTCCGGCGCCTTGACCACAATCTTTTCCGCCATCCCCTGACAAAACTATGGCTCAAACTGTTTGGCCGGCTGGAAAAATCCCATCCGGAATGGAAGCACCAATGGCCGTTTCTGCATCCCCTCTACTGGCTGGCCCAGCCCCGGGGCCTGCATGTCCGGCTCGCGGGATGCGACGAATACGATTTTCCCGCCACATGGAGAGCGCTTGATCTCCCCCCTTCCCGTCCCGACATCCTGCATCTTCACAACCTGCACGGCCGATACTTTGATCTTCGGGCGCTGCCGTTTCTGAGCCGCCAGGTCCCGGTGGCGATCACCCTGCACGACATGTGGCTCCTCACAGGCGGCTGCGCCCATTCAATGGACTGCCGAAGATGGGAAAGCGGATGCGGCCACTGCCCGTATTTAAGCGTCTCTCCCCATTTCCCGTCGGATGGAACGGCATACAACCGCCGGATCAAACGGCTCATCTATCAAAAAAGCCGCCTCCATGTGGCCGCTCCCTCCCGCTGGCTCATGGAAAAGGCAAAAAAATCCATCCTGGCGAAATCCATCGCCACATCCCGGGTCATTCCCAACGGCGTGGATCAAGACATATTCCGTCCGGGGCCTCAAAAAGAGGCCCGGCAGGCGCTTGGCGTGCCGACGGACGCCGTCCTTTTGATCGCCGCGGCCGAAGACATCCGGCGAAATCCCTTCAAGGATTACGCCGCCATTCGCGCCGCCCTTGAAGATGTGGCCCGCCGGGCGCCTGAAAAATCCATCCTCTTCGCGGCCATCGGGCAGGAGGCGGAGCCGGAGCAAATGGGCGGGGTCCATATCCGTTTCATCCCCTTTGAAAGAGATCCCCGCATCATGGCCCGCTGGTATCAGAGCGCCGATATCTGTCTGCACGCCGCCAAAGCCGACACCTTCCCCACCGTGATCCTGGAATCTTTGAGCTGCGGGACCCCCGTCATCGCCACCCGGGTCGGCGGCGTCCCGGAGCAAATTAAGGACGGCCGAGACGGCTTTCTGGTTCCCAAAGGCGACGGCGCCGCCATGGCCCGGCGCGTCCTGGAGCTGATCCATTCAAAATCATTGCGCCGGGACATGGGCCGAAACGCCCGGGAAAGAGCCAAAGGCGAATTTTCCACGAAACGAATGACAGACGACTACCTGGCGTGGTATGAAGAGATTGGGTCAAATCGGAACAAAGGCGACGAATCCAAACATGTCCCAAAAAAATAA
- a CDS encoding Polysaccharide deacetylase, with protein MKQAIHFGIERAKSAGHWLKRKMEPRGAVLLYHRVANESFDPQLLCVSPGNFASHLEKLRKWARPIRLKDMTADIGRGRLPRKAVALTFDDGYADNLAHAKPLLMKYDMPATFFVTAGYIGRDREFWWDELERLLLGPNTLPQTLSLRVGGENLRWDLGKSARYGHGAFRRRRAWHVLEKKDPTPRHAAYRFLQPRLLRLPDPDIQKILRRLRKIAQTGPSARPSHRCLTAEETIQLKADGAFEVGSHTLSHPFLSSLEDAAQREEIQGAKLRLEAILNHPVSSFSYPYGSPSSYTSQTVSRVKESGLARACANIQAPVSPGVDIFRLPRMIVRNWDGDEFAGRLKSFLR; from the coding sequence ATGAAACAAGCGATCCATTTCGGAATTGAGCGGGCCAAAAGCGCCGGGCATTGGCTGAAAAGAAAAATGGAGCCAAGGGGGGCCGTTTTGCTCTACCATCGGGTGGCCAACGAGTCCTTTGACCCTCAACTGCTTTGCGTGTCGCCCGGGAATTTTGCCAGCCATCTTGAAAAACTGCGAAAATGGGCCCGTCCTATCCGCCTCAAAGACATGACCGCCGACATAGGGCGCGGCCGCCTGCCCCGAAAGGCGGTGGCCCTCACCTTTGACGACGGCTACGCGGACAACCTCGCCCACGCCAAACCCCTGCTCATGAAATACGACATGCCCGCCACCTTCTTTGTGACAGCGGGATATATCGGCCGGGACCGGGAATTCTGGTGGGACGAGCTGGAAAGGCTCCTTCTGGGGCCAAACACATTGCCCCAAACCCTTTCTTTACGGGTGGGGGGAGAAAATCTCCGATGGGACCTGGGGAAAAGCGCCCGCTATGGGCATGGGGCTTTCCGGCGGCGCCGCGCCTGGCATGTTTTGGAAAAAAAGGATCCGACGCCGCGCCACGCCGCCTATCGCTTCCTTCAGCCTCGTCTTTTACGCCTGCCCGACCCGGATATACAAAAAATTTTGCGGCGTTTGCGGAAAATCGCCCAAACCGGGCCGTCCGCCCGTCCCTCCCACCGCTGCCTGACGGCTGAGGAAACGATTCAGCTGAAAGCCGACGGCGCGTTCGAGGTGGGGTCTCACACCCTTTCGCACCCGTTTTTATCTTCGCTTGAGGACGCCGCCCAGCGGGAGGAAATCCAGGGCGCCAAACTCAGACTGGAGGCGATATTGAATCATCCTGTCTCCAGTTTCTCCTATCCCTACGGCTCGCCCTCCTCCTATACATCCCAGACAGTCTCCCGGGTCAAAGAATCGGGTTTGGCCCGGGCCTGCGCCAACATCCAGGCGCCGGTTTCCCCAGGCGTCGACATCTTCCGTCTTCCACGCATGATCGTGAGGAACTGGGACGGGGATGAATTCGCCGGGCGGCTGAAATCTTTTTTGCGATGA
- a CDS encoding Methyltransferase, which translates to MIGKMMKKRGLLRRVTPVSRVFGLDRGLPIDRFYIESFLEKHARSIQGCVLEIGEPVYTCKFGGGRVAASHVLSVEPGNPAATLTGDLETGEGVPKKMFDCAVLTQTLPFIYDVKAALTHCHAALKPGGVLLATFPGISQISRYDMDRWCDYWRFTDASAAKLFGDVFGGEQVTVATHGNVLAACAFLHGLASGELKPRELDHHDPDYQVLIGVRAVKK; encoded by the coding sequence ATGATCGGAAAAATGATGAAAAAGCGGGGCCTTTTGCGGCGCGTCACACCCGTCAGCCGGGTGTTCGGTCTGGACAGGGGCCTTCCCATTGATCGATTCTACATTGAATCCTTTCTGGAAAAACACGCCCGGTCCATTCAAGGCTGTGTTCTGGAAATCGGGGAGCCTGTCTATACCTGTAAATTCGGCGGCGGCCGGGTGGCGGCCAGCCATGTTCTGAGCGTGGAGCCCGGAAATCCAGCCGCCACCCTGACCGGCGACCTGGAAACCGGAGAAGGCGTCCCGAAAAAGATGTTTGACTGCGCGGTCCTGACCCAGACCCTGCCCTTTATTTATGATGTGAAGGCCGCCCTCACCCATTGTCACGCCGCCCTTAAACCAGGGGGCGTTTTATTGGCCACTTTCCCCGGGATCAGTCAGATCAGCCGCTACGATATGGATCGATGGTGCGATTACTGGCGTTTCACCGACGCTTCCGCCGCAAAACTGTTCGGCGATGTGTTTGGCGGCGAACAGGTCACGGTCGCCACCCATGGAAACGTCCTGGCGGCCTGCGCCTTTCTGCATGGCCTGGCCTCCGGGGAGCTTAAACCCCGGGAACTGGATCATCATGATCCTGATTATCAGGTGTTGATCGGGGTCAGGGCGGTGAAGAAATGA
- a CDS encoding conserved hypothetical protein (Evidence 4 : Unknown function but conserved in other organisms) — MKKSNTEFPCPGGFSARQKILSWVPPRLYLEVRRLGRKIFQKNAVPLHRKPFDEARAIFIHIPKCAGVSVNHALFGNLGGGHATLEQYLDVFEPKCIVGYFKFTIVRNPWDRLASAYHFLKQGGFDEKDRHWFNEELACFKNFDDFVRNWLSRENIWKWDHFRPQRHYMFDRGHKVQLDFVGRFENIQEDFSYIAGKIGAKTALPHLNKSERGNYPDDYTKETKERVAEVYAEDIQVLGYDFDHSIPPDRRRKPGRR, encoded by the coding sequence TTGAAAAAATCGAATACCGAGTTCCCATGCCCCGGGGGTTTTTCCGCCAGACAAAAAATTCTGTCATGGGTTCCCCCAAGGCTTTATCTGGAAGTCAGACGTCTGGGCCGAAAAATCTTTCAGAAGAATGCCGTTCCATTACACCGAAAACCCTTTGATGAGGCCAGGGCGATATTTATTCATATCCCCAAATGCGCCGGGGTTTCCGTCAACCATGCTCTGTTTGGAAATTTGGGAGGCGGGCACGCCACCCTTGAGCAATATTTGGACGTCTTTGAGCCGAAATGCATTGTCGGTTACTTCAAATTCACCATCGTGAGAAACCCATGGGACAGGCTGGCGTCGGCCTATCATTTTTTAAAACAAGGCGGTTTTGACGAAAAAGACCGGCATTGGTTCAATGAAGAGCTGGCCTGTTTTAAAAACTTTGACGACTTCGTCAGAAACTGGCTGAGCCGTGAAAATATCTGGAAATGGGATCATTTCAGGCCCCAGCGCCACTACATGTTTGACCGGGGCCATAAGGTTCAGCTGGACTTTGTGGGGAGGTTTGAAAACATTCAGGAGGATTTTTCATATATCGCCGGAAAAATCGGGGCAAAGACCGCCCTTCCCCATTTAAACAAAAGCGAGCGCGGGAATTATCCGGATGATTACACCAAAGAAACCAAAGAAAGGGTCGCCGAAGTGTACGCGGAGGACATTCAAGTTTTAGGCTATGATTTTGACCATTCCATACCGCCGGACCGGCGTCGAAAACCGGGGCGTCGATGA